In Solanum pennellii chromosome 3, SPENNV200, a single window of DNA contains:
- the LOC107014645 gene encoding isoaspartyl peptidase/L-asparaginase isoform X1: MGWAIALHGGAGDIPKDMPPELREPREASLRYCLQTAVDALKAQKSPLDVVEIVVRELENNPYFNAGRGSVLTSNGTVEMEACIMDGNTKNCGAVSGLTTVVNAISLARLVMEKTPHIYLAFEGAEAFAREQGVETTDSSHFITPRNIERLKQAKEANKVQVDYNTRPIPKDDKTPAPSGDSQLGTVGCVAVDSFGHLAAATSTGGLVNKMVGRIGDTPVIGAGTYANKLCAVSATGQGEAIIRATVARDVAALMEYKGLSLKEAADYVIEESAPKGTTGLIAVSATGEVTMPFNTTGMFRACATEDGHTELAIW; encoded by the exons ATGGGTTGGGCTATAGCGTTGCACGGTGGAGCTGGTGACATACCCAAGGATATGCCGCCGGAGCTTCGTGAGCCAAGAGAAGCTTCTCTTCGCTATTGCTTACAGACGGCCGTCGATGCTCTCAAGGCCCAAAAATCCCCTTTGGACGTTGTTGAAATCGTG GTGCGGGAACTAGAAAATAACCCATACTTTAATGCTGGTAGAGGGTCTGTCCTAACCAGCAATGGTACAGTAGAAATGGAAGCATGTATCATGGATGGGAATACGAAAAACTGTGGAGCTGTTTCTGGCTTAACCACTGTTGTCAATGCTATATCTCTGGCTAGGCTGGTCATGGAAAAAACTCCACATATATATCTTGCATTTGAGGGAGCCGAGGCATTTGCGAGGGAGCAG GGGGTTGAAACCACGGACTCAAGCCATTTTATCACACCACGAAATATCGAGAgactaaaacaagcaaaagAAGCAAACAAAGTCCAG GTTGATTATAATACACGGCCTATACCAAAAGATGACAAAACACCAGCTCCAAGTGGAGATAGCCAGCTAGGAACAGTTGGATGTGTAGCTGTTGACAGCTTTGGACATTTAGCTGCTGCTACATCTACTGGAGGACTAGTAAACAAGATGGTTGGAAGGATAGGAGATACTCCCGTTATTGGTGCAGGTACGTATGCAAACAAACTATGTGCAGTCTCTGCTACAGGCCAAGGTGAAGCTATAATCCGTGCCACTGTAGCAAGAGATGTGGCTGCTCTAATGGAGTATAAAGGGCTTTCTCTCAAGGAAGCAGCAGACTACGTTATAGAGGAATCTGCGCCAAAAGGAACCACTGGCCTGATTGCTGTATCAGCCACTGGAGAAGTTACCATGCCATTTAATACAACTGGAATGTTCAGAGCTTGTGCAACTGAAGATGGTCATACAGAATTAGCAATTTGGTAA
- the LOC107015432 gene encoding probable galacturonosyltransferase 11, which yields MRRRAADYRRPVRRRLSCWIWSLLGIFSIVGFVLFVVHHHHDHEDHVEQPVLERESRNEQVVHERMNLTQEMLSVNSYARQIAEQTTLAKAYIIIAKEHNNLHLAWELSTKIRSCQLLLSKAAMRDEPISLDEAEPNIRSLSSLILKAQDAHYDIATTMMTMKSHIQALEERANAASVQSMMFGQLTAESLPKNLHCLEMKLMADWLTKKSLQDFADERRNSPRLVDNNLYHFCIFSDNLLAVSVVINSTVANADHPKQLVFHVVTDSIHYGVMLAWFLNNDFKGSTVEVQNIDNFTWLNSSYSPAVKQLMSTDSRKYYFDGSQDTGVEPKFRNPKYIHLLNHLRFYIPEIYPQLEKIVFLDDDVVVQKDLTPLFSLDLHGNVNGAVETCLEAFHRYYKYLNFSNPLISSKFDPQACGWAFGMNVFDLIAWRKASVTARYHYWIEQNADRTIWKLGTLPPGLLAFYGMTEPLDRRWHVLGLGYDVNVDNRLIESAAVVHFNGNMKPWLKLRINRYRPLWERYVNQTHPHLQDCATH from the exons ATGCGGCGGCGGGCGGCCGATTATCGGCGCCCGGTTCGAAGGAGGCTATCTTGTTGGATCTGGTCGCTTCTTGGAATATTCTCAATTGTAGGTTTCGTTTTGTTTGTAGTTCATCATCATCATGACCACGAGGATCACGTAGAACAACCTGTTTTG GAAAGAGAGTCTAGGAATGAGCAGGTTGTGCATGAGCGTATGAATCTCACACAAGAGATGTTAAGTGTTAATTCATATGCCAGACAAATAGCAGAGCAAACAACACTAGCCAAAGCTTACATCATTATAGCAAAAGAGCACAACAATCTTCATCTTGCATGGGAGCTGAGTACAAAGATAAGAAGTTGTCAACTTTTACTCTCAAAAGCTGCAATGAGAGATGAGCCTATTTCTCTAGATGAAGCTGAGCCAAACATAAGAAGTCTATCTTCTCTCATCCTTAAGGCACAGGATGCCCATTATGATATTGCTACCACTATGATGACAATGAAATCACATATTCAAGCTCTTGAAGAGCGTGCCAATGCTGCATCTGTTCAAAGTATGATGTTCGGACAGTTGACAGCCGAGTCTCTGCCAAAGAACCTGCACTGCCTAGAAATGAAGCTCATGGCTGATTGGCTTACAAAAAAGTCACTGCAGGATTTTGCTGATGAGAGGAGAAACTCACCTCGTTTAGTAGACAATAACCTGTATCACTTCTGCATATTTTCAGATAATCTGTTGGCAGTTTCAGTCGTTATCAACTCAACTGTGGCCAATGCTGATCACCCTAAGCAGCTAGTTTTCCATGTCGTAACGGATTCAATACACTATGGAGTGATGCTGGCTTGGTTCCTGAACAATGACTTCAAAGGTTCTACAGTAGAAGTACAGAATATTGACAACTTCACTTGGTTGAATTCATCTTATTCTCCTGCTGTAAAGCAGCTAATGTCCACAGATTCCAGGAAGTATTATTTTGACGGATCTCAGGATACGGGTGTCGAGCCAAAGTTCCGGAAtccaaaatatatacatttgttGAATCACCTTCGGTTTTACATCCCTGAGATTTACCCGCAGTTGGAGAAGATTGTTTTCCTCGATGATGATGTTGTAGTTCAGAAGGATCTGACACCTCTCTTTTCGCTGGATTTGCATGGAAATGTGAATGGAGCAGTAGAAACTTGTCTTGAAGCTTTTCATCGTTATTACAAGTATCTCAATTTTTCGAATCCACTCATCAGCTCTAAGTTTGATCCCCAGGCCTGTGGATGGGCATTTGGTATGAATGTTTTTGATTTGATTGCTTGGAGGAAAGCCAGTGTCACTGCCCGATATCATTATTGGATAGAACAAAATGCTGATAGGACTATTTGGAAGCTAGGAACCCTTCCACCTGGACTATTAGCTTTTTATGGAATGACTGAGCCACTTGATCGGAGGTGGCATGTGTTGGGATTAGGTTATGACGTGAATGTTGACAATCGCCTGATAGAGAGTGCAGCAGTGGTTCACTTCAATGGAAACATGAAGCCATGGCTTAAGCTGCGCATTAACAGGTATAGGCCTTTGTGGGAACGATATGTAAATCAGACGCACCCACACCTTCAGGATTGTGCTACACATTGA
- the LOC107014645 gene encoding isoaspartyl peptidase/L-asparaginase isoform X2, which produces MGWAIALHGGAGDIPKDMPPELREPREASLRYCLQTAVDALKAQKSPLDVVEIVRELENNPYFNAGRGSVLTSNGTVEMEACIMDGNTKNCGAVSGLTTVVNAISLARLVMEKTPHIYLAFEGAEAFAREQGVETTDSSHFITPRNIERLKQAKEANKVQVDYNTRPIPKDDKTPAPSGDSQLGTVGCVAVDSFGHLAAATSTGGLVNKMVGRIGDTPVIGAGTYANKLCAVSATGQGEAIIRATVARDVAALMEYKGLSLKEAADYVIEESAPKGTTGLIAVSATGEVTMPFNTTGMFRACATEDGHTELAIW; this is translated from the exons ATGGGTTGGGCTATAGCGTTGCACGGTGGAGCTGGTGACATACCCAAGGATATGCCGCCGGAGCTTCGTGAGCCAAGAGAAGCTTCTCTTCGCTATTGCTTACAGACGGCCGTCGATGCTCTCAAGGCCCAAAAATCCCCTTTGGACGTTGTTGAAATC GTGCGGGAACTAGAAAATAACCCATACTTTAATGCTGGTAGAGGGTCTGTCCTAACCAGCAATGGTACAGTAGAAATGGAAGCATGTATCATGGATGGGAATACGAAAAACTGTGGAGCTGTTTCTGGCTTAACCACTGTTGTCAATGCTATATCTCTGGCTAGGCTGGTCATGGAAAAAACTCCACATATATATCTTGCATTTGAGGGAGCCGAGGCATTTGCGAGGGAGCAG GGGGTTGAAACCACGGACTCAAGCCATTTTATCACACCACGAAATATCGAGAgactaaaacaagcaaaagAAGCAAACAAAGTCCAG GTTGATTATAATACACGGCCTATACCAAAAGATGACAAAACACCAGCTCCAAGTGGAGATAGCCAGCTAGGAACAGTTGGATGTGTAGCTGTTGACAGCTTTGGACATTTAGCTGCTGCTACATCTACTGGAGGACTAGTAAACAAGATGGTTGGAAGGATAGGAGATACTCCCGTTATTGGTGCAGGTACGTATGCAAACAAACTATGTGCAGTCTCTGCTACAGGCCAAGGTGAAGCTATAATCCGTGCCACTGTAGCAAGAGATGTGGCTGCTCTAATGGAGTATAAAGGGCTTTCTCTCAAGGAAGCAGCAGACTACGTTATAGAGGAATCTGCGCCAAAAGGAACCACTGGCCTGATTGCTGTATCAGCCACTGGAGAAGTTACCATGCCATTTAATACAACTGGAATGTTCAGAGCTTGTGCAACTGAAGATGGTCATACAGAATTAGCAATTTGGTAA
- the LOC107012525 gene encoding flavonol 4'-sulfotransferase-like, which produces MASLSSIPLLTTGVTKEQIILSELPKERGWLSEHIHQYKGFWYATQVVQGLLALQQQHFKPKPNTVLLASFPKSGTTWLKALLFSIKNRGEIDFNTHPLLSSNPHELVPHLEAYAFNHPTNPTPNTCLMHSHLAYNCLSELADCKIVYVFRDPKDVLTSCWHFIQKLRSKELPFISLPEAFDQFSKGYSPFGPFWDHVMGYYKASLEFPKKVCFLEYEELKKDPIFNAKKLAEFLEQPFSLEEENEGIVERITELCSFEKLSNLEVNKEGSHTGFFTPTITNNIFFRQGKVGDSKNHLSEEMIEVLDEITKKKIGV; this is translated from the coding sequence ATGGCAAGTTTATCCTCTATCCCTTTGCTCACAACTGGTGTCACCAAAGAACAAATTATACTCTCTGAGCTACCAAAAGAAAGAGGTTGGCTGAGTGAACATATTCACCAGTACAAAGGCTTTTGGTATGCTACACAAGTTGTTCAAGGTCTGCTAGCACTTCAACAGCAACATTTCAAGCCAAAACCAAACACTGTCTTACTAGCAAGTTTCCCAAAATCTGGCACTACATGGCTTAAGGCActtcttttttctattaaaaacaGAGGTGAAATAGATTTCAACACACACCCTTTGCTCTCTTCAAATCCACATGAGTTAGTACCACACTTAGAGGCTTATGCATTTAACCACCCAACAAATCCAACACCAAACACTTGTCTAATGCATTCACATCTTGCTTACAATTGTTTATCAGAGTTGGCTGACTGCAAGATAGTATACGTCTTTCGCGATCCGAAAGATGTGTTGACTTCTTGCTGGCATTTTATACAGAAATTAAGATCTAAAGAACTTCCTTTCATTTCTCTACCTGAAGCATTTGACCAATTCTCCAAAGGGTATTCCCCTTTTGGTCCATTCTGGGATCATGTAATGGGATATTATAAAGCAAGTTTAGAATTTCCAAAGAAAGTTTGTTTCTTGGAGTATGAAGAATTGAAGAAAGATCCAATCTTTAATGCAAAGAAATTAGCAGAGTTCTTGGAGCAGCCTTTTTCACTGGAGGAAGAAAATGAAGGCATTGTGGAGAGGATAACAGAGCTATGCAGCTTTGAGAAACTGAGTAATTTGGAGGTGAATAAAGAAGGTTCACACACTGGATTTTTCACTCCTACTATTACTAACAACATATTTTTCAGGCAAGGTAAAGTTGGTGATTCCAAGAACCATCTTTCAGAGGAAATGATTGAGGTTCTTGATGAAAtcacaaagaaaaaaattggggtTTGA
- the LOC107013927 gene encoding uncharacterized protein LOC107013927, giving the protein MMRTVRVKLPGFCMNRTAVHVRSRNSPSQLYKKAIDLLKSDDNKSDFSSKNSIEMNYNTDESKTDTENGINNRVMVMVDTSVEAKSALQWALTHTVQSHDTIILLSIIKPTKQGENENSEIIQRAYELLYSMKTICQTKRPGVQVEIAVEEGKEKGPAIVEAAKQRKVSLLVLGQRKRSIMWRLRRIWLGKKSKNRVVEHCIQNAKCLTIAVRRKSSKYGGYLITTKRHKDFWLLA; this is encoded by the exons atGATGCGTACTGTGCGTGTTAAATTGCCAGGATTTTGTATGAATCGAACTGCAGTCCATGTTCGATCGCGTAATTCGCCTTCTCAGCTGTACAAGAAGGCGATTGATTTGTTAAAATCCGATGATAACAAGTCTGATTTTTCAAGCAAAAACAGCATTGAGATGAATTACAACACAGATGAATCGAAGACAGATACTGAAAATGGGATTAATAATAGAGTCATGGTTATGGTTGATACTAGTGTTGAAGCCAAAAGTGCTCTGCAATGGGCACTTACACATACTGTTCAAAGCCATGACACAATTATTCTTCTCTCCATAATCAAGCCCACTAAACAAG GTGAAAATGAGAATAGTGAAATTATTCAAAGAGCCTATGAACTTCTTTACTCCATGAAAACTATATGTCAAACAAAGAGACCAGGG GTGCAAGTAGAGATTGCAGTGGAAGAAGGGAAAGAAAAAGGGCCTGCAATTGTAGAAGCAGCAAAGCAGAGAAAAGTGTCATTACtcgtattgggacaaagaaaaaGATCAATAATGTGGCGTTTACgcaggatatggttaggaaaaAAGTCGAAAAACAGAGTTGTGGAACACTGTATTCAAAATGCAAAATGCTTGACAATTGCAGTAAGAAGAAAGAGCAGCAAGTATGGAGGATATCTCATTACTACTAAACGTCACAAGGACTTTTGGCTCTTAGCTTAA